A single region of the Vicia villosa cultivar HV-30 ecotype Madison, WI linkage group LG4, Vvil1.0, whole genome shotgun sequence genome encodes:
- the LOC131596880 gene encoding uncharacterized mitochondrial protein AtMg00820-like has protein sequence MDSELEALNKNRTWTIVDFPSNVKPIGNKWAFMVNHRGDGTIEMYKARLFAKGFNHIDGLDFFDTFSLVAKLTTIRTLPATVAINYWFMHQLDVNNSFLHGEL, from the coding sequence ATGGATTCTGAATTAGAAGCATTGAACAAGAATAGAACTTGGACCATAGTAGATTTTCCATCAAATGTTAAGCCTATTGGAAACAAATGGGCATTCATGGTAAATCATAGAGGTGATGGCACAATAGAGATGTATAAGGCAAGATTATTTGCCAAGGGTTTTAATCATATTGACGGTCTGGATTTCTTTGATACTTTCTCACTTGTGGCAAAACTCACCACAATTAGGACATTGCCTGCCACTGTTGCCATAAATTACTGGTTTATGCATCAACTCGATGTGAACAACTCCTTTTTACATGGAGAGCTATAA